In the Petrotoga olearia DSM 13574 genome, one interval contains:
- a CDS encoding ABC transporter substrate-binding protein, with product MKKVFVVFLLLASLVMGSALFAQVTQIPREEAVYVAGFQWGPPTTDNPLAGGPMTFVSDPRQHIWIYETLFTWDALNGKYVPILGESYRWLDDLRLEVKVNPKAYFHDGEPVTADDVVYSYKLGQKYPLGLQIWEWLKDVYKVDNHTVIFEMKPDNPNRLMVEDAIGATFILPEHIWSKVEAENNYDLTKIRQFRNENPVGSGPYKVFYESPETIILERVDNYWGNEALHGGKKPAAKYIVHPIFKSNDEGSLAFENGEVDVSQQFTPRIWEMWEKKGLPVGTWYDEIPYYVPSSMPSLWFNVNKYPLSLPEVRKAIAYSVNYSRISELAMSNYSPKVQASLILPYGGEAKYFDENLVKQYGWEYNPKEAVRILEEDLGATKGRDGIYVLPDGTRLGPFTVECPYGWTDWNASLQIVAQSARAVGIDIQTSFPDAPIAYDNRQTGNFDMTMWTPSQPSPAQPWLRFQIALYSKGVPEVGQIAYSNFGRYRNEWADQLIDMNPKVTNEKELKNLYTELDQIYREDIPMFPLMYRPQTFYEYNETYWTGWANAKNPYAPPMPLVGAGMEMLWHLEPAK from the coding sequence ATGAAAAAAGTGTTTGTTGTGTTTCTTTTATTGGCAAGTTTGGTTATGGGAAGCGCATTATTCGCTCAAGTAACCCAAATCCCAAGAGAAGAAGCCGTGTATGTTGCAGGTTTTCAGTGGGGACCACCAACAACTGATAATCCACTTGCAGGTGGGCCAATGACGTTCGTTTCTGATCCTAGACAGCATATTTGGATATATGAAACTTTATTCACATGGGATGCTCTCAACGGAAAGTATGTTCCTATTTTGGGAGAATCCTATAGATGGCTTGATGATCTAAGATTAGAGGTAAAAGTAAATCCAAAAGCGTATTTCCACGACGGAGAACCAGTTACGGCAGATGATGTTGTATATTCCTACAAATTAGGGCAAAAATATCCTCTAGGTCTACAGATTTGGGAATGGTTGAAAGATGTTTACAAGGTAGACAACCACACTGTAATCTTCGAGATGAAACCAGACAATCCAAACAGATTGATGGTGGAAGATGCAATTGGAGCTACCTTTATTCTTCCAGAACATATTTGGTCTAAGGTTGAAGCAGAAAATAATTATGATTTGACCAAAATCAGACAGTTTAGAAATGAAAATCCTGTAGGCTCTGGTCCCTACAAAGTTTTTTATGAAAGTCCAGAAACTATAATTTTAGAAAGAGTAGATAATTATTGGGGAAACGAAGCTTTACATGGTGGGAAAAAACCCGCTGCCAAATATATAGTGCATCCTATTTTCAAAAGTAACGACGAAGGTAGTTTAGCTTTTGAAAACGGCGAAGTAGACGTTTCTCAGCAATTTACTCCAAGAATATGGGAAATGTGGGAAAAGAAAGGACTTCCAGTTGGTACATGGTATGATGAGATCCCTTATTATGTGCCTTCATCAATGCCTTCGTTGTGGTTTAACGTGAACAAATATCCTCTTAGTTTGCCTGAAGTTAGAAAAGCTATTGCATATTCCGTAAATTACTCTAGAATTTCCGAACTTGCTATGTCCAATTATTCCCCCAAGGTTCAAGCCAGTCTTATACTACCCTATGGTGGCGAAGCAAAATACTTCGATGAAAACTTGGTAAAACAATACGGTTGGGAATACAATCCAAAAGAAGCTGTTAGAATATTAGAAGAAGATTTAGGAGCAACAAAGGGTAGAGATGGAATATACGTTCTTCCAGATGGAACAAGATTAGGCCCATTTACCGTAGAATGTCCGTACGGTTGGACAGACTGGAATGCTTCTTTACAAATTGTTGCACAATCAGCAAGAGCAGTAGGTATAGACATTCAAACATCTTTCCCTGATGCACCTATAGCCTATGATAACCGACAAACAGGTAACTTCGATATGACTATGTGGACACCTTCACAACCTTCACCCGCTCAACCATGGTTGAGATTCCAAATAGCTCTTTACTCAAAAGGTGTTCCCGAAGTTGGGCAAATTGCATACAGTAACTTCGGAAGATATAGAAATGAATGGGCTGATCAACTCATCGATATGAATCCAAAAGTAACCAACGAAAAAGAATTAAAGAACCTCTATACAGAGCTAGACCAAATATACAGAGAAGACATACCAATGTTCCCATTGATGTATAGACCTCAGACATTTTATGAATACAATGAAACCTACTGGACAGGTTGGGCAAACGCAAAAAATCCTTATGCGCCGCCGATGCCTTTGGTAGGAGCAGGAATGGAGATGTTGTGGCATTTAGAACCTGCTAAATAA
- a CDS encoding sugar ABC transporter permease, translating into MFILKLNSKYNITTFVFLLPWIITFIIFSLYPIIFSFGISFTNYTGLSPEINFVGLKNYLSLFKDEIFLKAMRNTFVFVIGTIPFTTVISILLAVLINSKMVRFKGLFKAGFFLPSVMSMVVISTIWRYIYSADGIINYLLQTVGIEKNTGWLASPDTALLSIMIMNVWAAIGYYTIIFLAGLQSIPEELYESASIDGASSTDKFFKITLPLIKPTLFFVIAINTIRSFQIFTEIFTMTGGGPLNSTQTIVHYLYMTGFRQFRMGYASAMAYILVIIILIITLIQQRALRSEY; encoded by the coding sequence GTGTTTATTTTGAAATTAAATAGCAAGTATAACATAACAACTTTTGTTTTTTTACTTCCTTGGATAATAACTTTTATAATATTTTCTTTATATCCAATAATTTTCTCTTTTGGAATAAGCTTTACAAATTATACGGGATTAAGCCCGGAAATAAATTTTGTAGGTTTGAAAAACTATCTTTCTTTATTTAAAGATGAAATCTTTTTAAAAGCTATGAGGAATACTTTTGTTTTCGTTATTGGTACAATTCCTTTTACTACGGTAATTTCCATTTTATTAGCTGTCCTAATAAATAGCAAAATGGTTAGATTTAAAGGATTATTTAAAGCTGGCTTCTTTTTACCTTCTGTTATGTCTATGGTTGTTATCTCCACAATATGGAGATACATTTACAGTGCCGATGGAATAATAAATTACTTACTACAAACAGTAGGAATAGAAAAAAATACAGGTTGGTTGGCATCACCCGATACAGCTCTATTATCTATTATGATTATGAATGTTTGGGCAGCTATTGGTTATTATACCATAATTTTTTTGGCAGGTCTACAAAGTATTCCTGAAGAACTTTACGAATCAGCTTCTATTGACGGTGCTTCTAGCACCGATAAATTTTTTAAAATAACACTACCACTAATAAAACCTACACTCTTTTTTGTAATTGCAATAAACACAATCAGATCTTTTCAAATTTTTACAGAAATATTTACAATGACAGGCGGGGGACCATTGAATTCTACACAAACAATTGTACATTATTTATATATGACTGGATTCAGGCAGTTCAGAATGGGATATGCTTCAGCTATGGCATATATCTTAGTTATAATAATTTTAATTATAACATTGATTCAACAAAGAGCACTCAGGAGTGAATATTAA
- a CDS encoding extracellular solute-binding protein → MSKKILLMVLVVGLALLSFGKTKISVWQFMMDDTLSKQVKAQFEAANPDIELEIVQLSWATGFDRIVTSIAAGSAPDVIELGNTWLATFASQGVLRPVDDIVGKVKDDYVAWNFVEYQGKTWGFPWLLAPRAMYYNLELLDKAGLDPDNPPKTWNELLNASQKINALGSDIYGVGLCVGELYSPYQEWFLPAVWGNMGHFVSPDLKKAILNSEPVIETANYYRVLSNYALLGKESELAEAFGKGKLGFFFAGPAYINNTQRDYPETIFDVVLIPKPREHHGYHASFAGGEVLGISSQSKNVEEAWRVIEFLLSEEVAMQITRTTGEVFPTKVGIEKDPWFESHPLHATFLEQNKYAVPFPPLAEANKIEQLFTNIVEEILLTDAPIEEILQKYNQQIQNLL, encoded by the coding sequence ATGAGTAAGAAGATTTTGTTGATGGTGTTAGTGGTTGGTTTGGCACTTTTGTCATTTGGTAAAACTAAGATCTCAGTATGGCAGTTCATGATGGACGACACTTTGTCAAAACAAGTGAAAGCTCAATTCGAGGCAGCTAATCCAGATATTGAATTAGAAATTGTTCAACTCTCATGGGCGACAGGTTTTGATAGAATTGTTACCTCCATCGCAGCAGGCAGCGCACCGGATGTCATTGAGTTAGGAAACACATGGTTGGCAACCTTTGCTTCTCAGGGAGTTTTAAGACCGGTTGATGATATTGTAGGAAAAGTAAAAGATGATTACGTTGCTTGGAATTTTGTTGAGTATCAAGGAAAAACATGGGGCTTCCCTTGGTTATTAGCGCCCAGAGCCATGTATTATAATTTAGAATTACTCGACAAAGCAGGCTTAGATCCAGATAATCCACCAAAAACTTGGAACGAACTTTTAAACGCGTCTCAAAAAATAAACGCTTTAGGGTCGGATATCTATGGAGTAGGATTATGTGTAGGAGAGTTATATAGCCCGTATCAAGAATGGTTTTTACCAGCAGTTTGGGGAAATATGGGGCATTTTGTTTCTCCTGACCTAAAAAAGGCGATTTTGAACAGTGAACCAGTCATCGAAACAGCTAATTATTACAGAGTTTTAAGCAACTATGCATTACTAGGAAAGGAATCAGAACTCGCAGAAGCTTTTGGGAAAGGAAAACTAGGATTTTTCTTTGCTGGACCTGCGTATATCAACAACACTCAAAGAGATTATCCAGAAACCATATTTGATGTGGTTCTTATCCCTAAACCAAGAGAGCATCATGGCTATCATGCCTCTTTTGCGGGTGGAGAAGTTTTAGGAATCTCTTCACAGAGCAAAAATGTAGAGGAAGCATGGAGAGTAATAGAGTTTCTGTTAAGCGAAGAAGTGGCTATGCAGATAACTCGAACCACGGGAGAAGTGTTCCCAACAAAAGTTGGAATAGAAAAGGACCCATGGTTCGAAAGTCATCCACTACATGCAACATTCCTTGAACAAAACAAATACGCCGTTCCATTCCCACCGCTAGCAGAAGCTAACAAAATCGAACAATTATTTACAAATATTGTAGAAGAAATACTACTTACAGATGCACCAATAGAAGAAATTTTACAAAAATACAACCAACAAATCCAAAATTTACTTTAA
- a CDS encoding carbohydrate ABC transporter permease codes for MNIKKNIILLISFMILIIFLLPLVIMIYTSFIPQGTMTNIVKEFYLNDFEAGYMSVLRRTISPLGNTNYSLFKESPETSQSLLIESKEEKNPGIKMIGSTRDLRKMDNFNFWIKVDNPEIINGFVSFEDINGNSQSIPFSYKSQGQWEQIQISKKALDKEQINLKYITGISIILNNEKGILDLNFLIDDIQIQNQYPTLLNYIIVWNEEMFGRYIFNSFIVSGTILISNLLFSSMVAYAFARRDFKGKNILFAIVLITMMIPFQVTTIPIFILMKNLKLLDTYFALILPHLVTPFGIFILKQYIEQLPIEIEQAAVVDGAGPFTVFFKIILPLSTPALAVMGINTFITTWNDLFMPLILTSSREMRTAQVGLALYQQLTQLQWPYLMSASTIVGLPIMIAFLIFQKQIISGITAGSVKG; via the coding sequence ATGAATATCAAAAAAAATATAATTTTATTAATTTCTTTTATGATTCTAATAATTTTTCTTTTACCTTTAGTGATCATGATTTACACCTCGTTCATCCCTCAAGGAACTATGACAAATATCGTTAAAGAATTTTACCTTAATGACTTTGAAGCCGGTTATATGAGCGTTTTAAGAAGGACGATTTCTCCTTTAGGAAATACAAACTACTCTTTATTTAAAGAATCTCCGGAGACTTCTCAATCTCTACTCATTGAATCCAAGGAGGAGAAAAATCCAGGTATTAAAATGATAGGGAGTACTAGAGATCTGAGAAAAATGGATAATTTTAATTTCTGGATAAAAGTAGACAATCCAGAAATTATCAACGGCTTTGTGAGTTTTGAGGATATTAATGGAAATTCCCAAAGTATTCCTTTTTCATATAAAAGTCAAGGACAGTGGGAACAAATACAGATTTCAAAAAAAGCTTTGGACAAAGAACAAATAAACTTGAAATACATAACGGGAATCTCTATAATATTAAATAATGAAAAAGGAATATTAGATTTAAATTTCCTAATCGATGATATTCAAATCCAGAATCAATATCCTACACTTTTGAACTACATTATAGTATGGAACGAGGAAATGTTTGGAAGATATATCTTTAATAGTTTCATAGTTTCAGGAACAATTCTTATTTCAAACCTTTTATTCTCTTCAATGGTAGCCTATGCATTTGCTAGAAGAGATTTCAAAGGGAAAAATATACTCTTTGCTATTGTGTTGATAACAATGATGATCCCTTTTCAAGTGACAACCATTCCTATATTCATTCTAATGAAGAATTTAAAGTTATTAGATACATATTTTGCATTAATATTACCTCATTTAGTTACTCCTTTTGGTATCTTTATACTAAAACAGTATATAGAACAACTTCCAATAGAAATTGAGCAGGCTGCGGTAGTGGATGGAGCAGGACCTTTTACCGTATTTTTTAAAATCATTTTACCTCTTTCCACACCAGCATTAGCAGTAATGGGAATAAATACTTTTATAACAACTTGGAATGACCTTTTTATGCCTTTAATTTTAACTTCTTCCAGGGAAATGAGAACCGCTCAAGTTGGACTTGCTTTGTATCAACAACTAACACAATTACAATGGCCTTATCTTATGTCTGCTTCAACGATCGTTGGTTTACCTATTATGATAGCGTTTTTAATATTTCAAAAACAGATTATTTCTGGCATCACAGCTGGAAGCGTAAAGGGGTGA
- a CDS encoding ABC transporter permease, with the protein MKEFTRYFFQKFFWYLLAFFLALFLNFFLPRLIPGDPISVIVSKMMSGTVASETQERVYQSFVEEFGLDKPLPIQFFKYIGNVFRGDLGTSFSLYPLSVNEVLGNAIVWTISLQFPAIIVGWILGNLLGAAAAYRKGFFDKTIFPVALFVNSIPYYALAIILLYVFGVYLGWFPIGGGYSRTLLPSWSWAFVIDVLHHYFLPFISIVLVTIGGQAIGMREMSIYELNTDYVTYSKMLGIKDKKIQSYVFKNAVLPQITGLAISLGTMIGGALITEIVFGYPGVGTWLFNGIRQLDYPMIQGSTLIIAMMVLIANFILDMVYGLIDPRIKAAQTEEG; encoded by the coding sequence GTGAAAGAATTTACGAGGTATTTTTTTCAAAAATTTTTTTGGTATTTACTAGCTTTTTTCTTGGCCTTGTTTTTAAATTTCTTCTTACCAAGGCTCATTCCAGGAGATCCTATTTCAGTTATAGTAAGTAAAATGATGTCTGGAACCGTCGCAAGTGAAACGCAAGAAAGGGTTTATCAATCTTTTGTGGAAGAGTTTGGATTGGATAAACCTTTACCTATTCAGTTTTTTAAATATATAGGAAATGTTTTTAGAGGTGATTTAGGAACGTCGTTCAGTTTGTATCCTCTTTCTGTTAATGAAGTTTTGGGAAACGCTATTGTATGGACTATTTCTTTACAATTTCCGGCAATAATTGTGGGTTGGATATTAGGGAACTTACTGGGGGCTGCTGCTGCCTACAGAAAGGGATTTTTCGACAAAACCATTTTCCCAGTAGCGTTGTTCGTTAATTCCATCCCTTATTATGCTTTGGCAATCATATTACTATACGTTTTTGGAGTTTACTTGGGATGGTTTCCGATTGGCGGTGGTTACAGCAGAACATTGCTTCCTTCGTGGAGTTGGGCTTTTGTAATTGATGTTTTACATCATTACTTTTTACCCTTTATTTCCATCGTTTTAGTAACAATAGGGGGACAAGCCATAGGTATGAGAGAAATGTCGATATATGAATTAAATACAGATTATGTTACCTACAGTAAGATGTTAGGTATCAAAGATAAGAAGATTCAAAGCTATGTCTTCAAAAATGCAGTTCTTCCTCAAATAACAGGGCTTGCAATAAGTTTAGGCACCATGATAGGGGGAGCTTTGATCACGGAGATAGTCTTTGGATACCCAGGAGTGGGAACATGGCTATTCAACGGAATAAGACAGCTAGATTATCCAATGATCCAAGGCTCAACGCTTATAATAGCGATGATGGTTTTAATTGCCAATTTTATTTTGGATATGGTCTACGGACTAATAGATCCTAGAATTAAAGCTGCACAAACGGAGGAGGGTTAA
- a CDS encoding GNAT family N-acetyltransferase, translated as MADMLVKLYDLNYDEKIFTELKDSKLTVRRAKAPEKFIVLNWIKKEFGDHWASECDVSFSNKPISCFIALDEDKNKIIGFSCFDATCKNFFGPMGVDKNYRGKDIGKALLLIALKSMEESGYAYAIIGGVGPAKFYEKTANAILIENSEPGFYKGMLKS; from the coding sequence ATGGCAGATATGCTTGTGAAACTTTATGATTTGAATTACGATGAGAAAATATTTACTGAGTTAAAAGATTCTAAATTAACAGTACGGAGAGCAAAAGCACCAGAAAAATTTATTGTTTTAAATTGGATAAAAAAAGAATTTGGTGATCACTGGGCAAGTGAATGTGATGTATCTTTTTCTAACAAACCTATCAGTTGTTTCATAGCTTTAGACGAAGATAAAAACAAAATTATTGGTTTTTCTTGTTTCGATGCTACATGTAAAAATTTTTTTGGTCCAATGGGTGTAGACAAAAATTACCGAGGAAAAGATATTGGTAAAGCATTGCTTTTAATAGCTCTAAAGAGTATGGAAGAAAGTGGTTATGCATATGCCATAATTGGAGGAGTTGGTCCTGCAAAATTTTATGAAAAAACCGCAAACGCTATATTAATAGAAAATTCTGAACCAGGATTTTATAAGGGCATGTTGAAAAGTTAA
- a CDS encoding glycoside hydrolase family 3 N-terminal domain-containing protein, with protein sequence MNKDDLGKFFLLGFPKGIKNHHLDLIRRVRPAGVMLYPSNMENLNSLQINMERLYEIIDEGVKLFISSDHEGGQLETVPGIFPSPGNKAIGSTNNPKYAYDYGEYLGKVLKKNGFNMLFAPVLDVFAENASPVVGLRAYSNNEEIVSSCGNNFIKGLEKNKIIATCKHFPGHGKAVQDSHYEIPVITDICEKDIYPFEKAVELGTKSIMTAHILYPTYDEQNIATLSKSILKDFLRDKLKYKGIIISDALEMKAIHDNYSPKEIVNKFFSATGDILLVGDTDANFEPLYNELQKSFSNGEIEKDLMEESYKRILSLQDQYINTTYETRFLAQIAEKAIYTNIQNKLDVPNVTFVLPNGDPLSPADTSNKDYFEYKTLVKSMFESSKIITYDVKQGTTDTPLERSEVIISFVVDSSRFKNQLKMQKKLKDFSKEVIYIILRNENDLDNYQGEKYILTNSTKPISIYYALKSVLNLPK encoded by the coding sequence TTGAACAAAGATGATTTAGGCAAATTTTTTCTATTAGGTTTTCCAAAAGGAATTAAAAACCATCATTTGGATTTAATTCGAAGGGTAAGGCCTGCAGGAGTTATGCTTTATCCATCAAACATGGAAAATCTGAACAGTCTCCAAATAAATATGGAAAGATTATATGAAATTATCGACGAAGGAGTCAAATTGTTCATATCTTCGGATCATGAGGGGGGTCAACTAGAAACAGTACCTGGTATTTTTCCATCACCTGGAAACAAAGCGATAGGTTCTACTAATAACCCGAAATATGCCTATGATTACGGAGAATACTTAGGAAAAGTTCTCAAAAAAAATGGCTTTAATATGTTGTTTGCCCCTGTTTTGGATGTGTTTGCTGAAAATGCAAGCCCCGTGGTCGGATTACGAGCTTACTCAAACAATGAAGAAATAGTGTCATCTTGTGGAAATAATTTTATCAAAGGATTAGAGAAAAACAAAATCATCGCTACTTGCAAACATTTCCCCGGTCATGGGAAAGCAGTCCAAGATTCTCATTATGAAATTCCTGTAATTACAGACATCTGTGAAAAAGATATTTATCCCTTTGAAAAAGCTGTAGAACTGGGAACTAAATCGATAATGACCGCTCATATTCTTTATCCAACTTACGATGAACAAAATATAGCTACTTTATCCAAAAGTATTTTAAAAGATTTCTTAAGAGATAAACTGAAATATAAAGGAATTATTATAAGTGATGCTTTAGAGATGAAAGCCATTCATGATAATTACTCGCCTAAAGAAATAGTTAATAAATTCTTTTCTGCTACTGGAGATATACTGTTAGTTGGAGACACAGATGCTAATTTTGAACCTTTATACAATGAGTTACAAAAATCTTTTTCCAATGGAGAAATTGAAAAAGACTTAATGGAAGAAAGTTATAAAAGAATACTTTCGCTGCAAGATCAGTACATAAACACAACTTATGAAACAAGATTCCTAGCCCAAATCGCTGAAAAAGCGATATATACAAATATACAAAACAAATTGGATGTCCCTAATGTAACCTTTGTTCTTCCAAATGGAGATCCTTTATCTCCAGCAGATACAAGCAATAAAGATTACTTTGAATACAAAACTTTAGTTAAAAGCATGTTTGAAAGTTCTAAAATCATAACTTACGATGTGAAACAAGGTACAACTGATACACCCTTAGAAAGAAGTGAAGTTATTATTTCTTTCGTCGTTGATTCATCTAGATTTAAAAACCAACTAAAAATGCAAAAAAAATTAAAAGATTTTTCAAAAGAAGTTATCTACATAATTTTAAGGAACGAAAATGATCTTGATAATTATCAAGGGGAAAAATACATACTTACAAATTCTACAAAGCCAATATCTATATATTATGCACTAAAATCTGTTTTGAATTTGCCCAAATAA